TAGCATCAGAAGGCAGGGGGAAAAGCACCAGATACCCAGCTCAAATATATCCGCTAACTGTGCCATCTGCCTACCTCTGAAAGAACAACTACGCAACACTATCGAttcaatattcttttttttcttaatttttatttgattaaaatcatTATAGGAATACTGAATTGTGAACAGTATTGAAAGCAATATCAAATGTACGTCATCTAAACAATTACAGAACAACATAGTCCATTGAAATTTAATCTGGGTCCCAGTCACAATCAAACCCTCAGGTGCTTTCAGAGACTCGCTCTTAGAGAAATATAGCCTGGTGTCCCAGTCTTACCTGGATGTAGTCCAAGTTACTTAACAGGGGAGGTTTCTTCATGCCGAAGTCGTGTGGGATCAGAGTGTAGAAGCGGTTGGACAAGTCCAGGATCATAGGCTCTGGAGCATTGTCAGAAACAGCCTGGtgtagacagatagataaatggatggatggagagacacACATTGCACAATTAATGTATTACTGTGAAAAATTACCATAATTACAACACTGACGTCACACTGACCTGCTGAACTTCACTGAGGAGAGAATAAGCACTCTGGATTTGCCTCTTACTCAGTTTTCCCAAAGGCATTTTCTGCAGGTCGATCTGTTAGAGGAAATGTACAGATAATTAGTTCTGGAACCTTTGCACAGAGTTTTCACAGCACGTCCAATACTGTCCTATCTAGCCTTAGTAAGCTGCACAGTATCATATAGcctcacaaaaaaacataataggggtgtaaaaatgcactgatctgataaacatgaacctactggcaccaaGCTTAATGCCAAATGTAGGCTAAATGTGTATGAAGCCCCCACAGCATGCTGCAGTGGAGAAGTGGAACTGTTCTCTTTTTGGGATTATTTCTCAAgtcattgaaataaaaaaaaaattagaatagtaaatgaaattaaattatgtTCTCTAACTGATTAACCGTTTTTAGTCTGAGTTCATGTATATTTCAAGGAATGATGCTTAGAAAATCTACTAATTACTGCTCCAGCTAAAAGCTTTTACACACTGAGGGAAAAAACTATGCTCTGGCAGAGGGGCTATGGTACGAGATAGCAAATAGCCGCAGCACATAGGCATTTCACGCAAAACACAAATGCACTGATGAACAAGCAGCTCCAGTTCATTTTACACTTTACTCATACATAATTAATATAAggacaatttagtaaaatcattaagtaaatgtaatattttatctGATTGTATGTAAATCTTACCTCAAACTCCACCATGGCTTTCTTCATGCTCTCCACATCAAAGATCATTCGGATGAGCTCTTGGATTGGTTTAGCTAGTTGAGACTTGGTGCCTGAGCTGGCGGCCAGTTTCTTCACTGCCTCCTCATCCTGcgggaaaacacacagaaacttaTTTGGATACAACATCAGTGTTATTTTCACATACACAGTCTAGGTTTGGCATTGAATTCAACCTTTAAATACAAGTGCGAAATGAACATTCATGAAGAAAAACAAGGAAAAGTATGTACCTGCCCATAATCAATCTCAAGAGGGTAAAATTTGTTGGGGTATTTAGTGAAGCTACTTGAGGTCCATGAATTGCCTGTCTTTTCTTCATACACGCTTCGGAAGTTGTCCATGGCAGAGTTCTTGTCATAAAACTTATCCAGTTTGTTTCCACCGATAGTGGTTCCCACTCGTCCCCATGACCTGAACACCCAGTACCTGCTCaaggaaaataaaagttaaataatcaaataaatacactGGGCAAGAAAGTGGGAGAAGAAGCAGACGAGATCCCCCCATCCTCTCTCACCGTTTCTGGACGTCGTCCTCCAGCAGCTGGAGTTTGTAGTAAGAGTTGGTGCCTCTGACAATGTCCACTAGACCCAGAGTAGCACTGTGGATCTTGCCATTCTGATCCAAAACATGAGCGCAGTTCCCCAAACCTGAGTCAGTACATGGCATTAATCCAAATTATTTCTTCCAGTTAGACACTAACAAATGATCAAACACATAAACCAACCTGAGTCTGGGTCGACTGCAGCTCCACCTTTAACAGTCAACTTCATCTTCTTTGACTTGCTACTAcctgtaaaacattttttatgttttacagagCAAGAACAAGGCTTGAGCAATATATAGGGGTTGACATTTAGGTAAATGATTTTTGGATAATACATCAATTAAAATGTCACATTTAAATCATTctaatgatattcaaaaataaaatattattttatttcaaacatacaaataaagtaTGAAATACTATTTTATTAATTGTCTCCATTACACCAGTGTGTAACTATATCCTCCAGCCACATCACAGATTAGCTAAAATCCTTAGATTATAtttaaatggataaaaaaaaaaagtaaaccaaACATGCCCCTCACCTTCTTCCTCGTTGCTCCTCCCACTGCTCTTTGAGGACATGGCTCCAGTTGACTTAGAAGCTCCTGATGGGGCTGGAGCTGGACCCTCCAATTTAACCTCCGCTCCCCAGGGCGAGATACCATGCAGGGAGATGAGCTCCTGCAGGGCTTTGCCTGAGGACTTAATATCGCTGAGGAAATCTTCAGACACTACCCGCACCCCAGCGTCTCTCACCTCCTCCATCTTCTTACTCATCTTTTCTACCTCCTCTGAAACAGCAGAGGCACACAGACAGTGTTATCTGATCCTATCCAATCACTCAGTCCTGGGAGATTCCTCATCAACATAAGCATAGAATTTACAATATGACAACACTTTGTATTGTAAATTtatctgtaattattattttcatatatttacaaATGCTTAATTGTGCATCTCAAAAGTATTCTGAAActttaaatgcaaattaatatTGTGCAATAACAATCTCCCCAacttacaaggccaattacccaacacactcattaggactccccctatgactagtgatgccccaacaccaggagggtgaagactagcacatgcctcctctgatacatatgaggtcagccaccacctcttttccaaatgctgctgatgcagcattacagagtagcatcacagcactctcggaggaaagcgcagcaactcagttctgatacataagctcacaggcgccttgtgctgcgcgtcatcaccctttggagtgatgaggggagagcgccatctacccacccagagagagcaaggcctattgtgctctctcagggctccggtaaccAATGACAGGATACATGACAGGATGGCAGCGCttagctggaccactcggagccccccacaaatagcttttttttaaagaattaattttaataaatacataaaataaacagcAGCTAACTGTGGGTTTGTGATGTTTGGAGGTTATGGATAGGTTAGGGTGTAAAATACGAATATGCATACAGTGTAAAAAAGGAGCAAATGTTTGCTGATTGAAGAGCAGAAAGGCTTAACCATTTTACAGACAACAGATCTTTAAGAATAATTTATGGTTTAAATACCCTGGACCAGTGCacactttttaatatattaaactcACTCTTAGTGCTGAGACAGAAAACAGCTTTATTGACTGTGCCAGTAATCTTCCCTCCCAGTTCCTCCACTGCAGCCTTCAGCTCATCTTTATTCTTACTCAGCTTTCCCACAGTCAGCACCTTCAGTCCAGTCAGAGGCTTATCTGAAGGTATAGGACAATATAACAAAAAGTTTAACATTAGTAAACATGATGTttgttcatttaattatttatagaaAAGATATTTAGGCAATGAAAAATCATCATTAGGTACAGGATGAGAACCCAATACATTTATAAagctataaaataatttatagctAAAATCTTGGCACTCGATAGCATCTGCACAAGCTTTGAGCAAACAGTAAACTAATTAACATTAGCAAGGATGTTGTCAGGCTCTGAATGAGAATCTGACCTGCAGGCACTTCAGTGGGAGTCTCAATGGGTGCTCTGGAGGTGCTGGAGgttgcagcagcagtagtagcagtggAGGCAGGAACTGCAGGAGGAGCTGGAGCCTCTTTGGGGAAAAGTCGATCCTGGCGCTTAAACTTAAACTTCTTCAAAAAGGGAACTTCATGGAACTCCTGAAGAACAGaaattatataaacatatatttcatGTCCATACAGGTGCAAATTGAATTCAAATACAATTTAAAGACTAATATAGTATAATCAAGTGTATAGACAATCATTAGTTCATCTAAAGAGGTTTTAAACTTTACAGTGAAACAAACCTTAGGAGTCACCCAGTCCTTGCGGTTGGGGGTCTGAGTCCTAACGTTACATTTAGTCCAAGCAGAGATGTCTCCTGTGCAGTAGTAGGCATCACTCTTAAACACAATCTGACCCTGGCAGGTCTCACACGGCTTTAAGGCCCCAAAAGCCATGCAGTCTGATAGACGGTCCAACACCTGAAAATTGCACAGATTCGTTAGAGCTCTGCtgataaagaaaaatcatgacaTCGAACCAGTCATTTGGAATTTTAACACTCAAATGACGCATTCAGTAATGCACGTTTTTATGGGTTTGTATTAGTACCTGAGTAACTGAATAAAACATGTTATGCAcctcacaattttttttagatgtgaaCATATTGTTTTCTGTAATGCTAAACCAGGTCGTTAACACGTTGCATATATTTAAATAcgcaaatatttaaatatcagcATTGGTCCATATCAATATATCCCTACCTACACTGAAACAGGTAATTTGTTCAATCTGCTTTAAAAACAGGATGCGTGACTTTATTCTACTGTCAGTGTGTCAACATTAAACTGCATAACCACTTTTTCAGCACTTCAGTGCTCTGCTCTTACATTGGACTCTCCTGAGGGAACTTCCTGGTCATTAGCAATGAGAAGCTCCTTCATATCATTGGTCGAACAGTACTTCTTCAACTTGTCTTTAATTCCCCAAACCAACTGGCTCTGTTCCTGTTAGAGACAAACAAGACAGGTAATAGTAACAATAAAGCACAGATAATATGCAAACTACAATCATGTATTCCTTCATGATCAAACATATCTATCTAACcttcagctgctgctgcagctgcttctcctcctctgcctctttcttttgttttttggcgGCTCCTTCTCCATCCACACTGTCCGCCTTTCTTTTCCTGAGAAGGAAAACAGCAAATAGTTCTTAGCGATAAAGAATCCTCTAGTACCTGGTAATAACTAATAATCTTAATTAATAACAGGCCATATTCTTTATATAGTCTTAAAGCTGGAGTGAAATTGTTTAAACCAACTTTCTATCCGACTTGAACGTAAAAACTTTTAATGCCACCTCGGGTCACGTAAATAACCGCAGTGGGCATTTATTAGTGGGGCTCATTAGAAGCTTGCTGGTAGCCTGAGGCAAGGTCTTGTTGGCACATGCCCTCCAGACCCAAGAGCCACAAAAACGGAGATAATTAATTGAATCACTTGTACAGATGGACAGCCTATGGGAAATACCATACCATCATTCTGAATCCCCTTTGGCCATCAGGGACATAATTATTGACAATGGATAAACATATAGGCATCAGAGGACGTCAACAATGATCCATTAGGGGAAGAaaccaaaaacaagaaaaaaggacCCTCCCAGAATAAGAGAAGCCTTATAAAACCATGTCCTACCAACAGTCGAAGACAAATTAAACATTAAGCTTATTTTTTAGCTTATAGGAAGGAGACTGGTGTTTAGCTAAAACAATTTCTGTAATGTAcaagtattaataaaaaaaagcactgcTTTCCTGAAGGACAGATTTAAGGAACTGAAATGCACGGCATAGAAGAAAAACAGCATCTCTGTAACAAGACGACAGCAATTCAGTAAGTATATGCAACTTTCTAAATTATTTATGTAAGAACTGCAAGGTAAGATGTAAGCATCTTTAACAAATGTGTAGAGAAATATTTTTAGAGACATCCTTAAAGCTTGTAGacagcttttatttatatatttaaaaaaaggttcctagggttctaaacatgatcaagctctgtgtatctcttattttaaaaaaatctaaaaagaagTTTTGTTACTGTACTAGCAGAAAATGTAGaactagtaaaaaaaagtgtttattccaATTAGAAAATGATCAAAAACTGTGTGTTCTAACAATTTACAGTCATCTATATGCTGCATAGCACATGAAATATGCAATTGGTCAGTGCTGTGATGTAAAGTGTATAGTGTGAGTATGCTGCCATATTGTCAAACTCTTTAGTAAGGGTCTTGAGACATTTTTCAAAAAATCAATTCCTTTAGAGTTATTTACAACAAGCTACCCATCCTTACACCTCAGAATTTGGAGGATATTAATTGGGAATACAATGCCTGTGATCCGAGCCATAGTCATTAATCCTGTTTCTCAAATTCCTCCACCCAACACAGCTCATGTTGGGCTTGATAATCAGCTGATGACCTGAATCAGGTATGTTGCATCAAGGAATTCTAGAAAACATTGCAGTGCTGTGGGTGGCCAGAAGCAGGATTAAGAAACATATCTAAAGGAATCAAACTGTTAagttgtgttcagactgcaggcaaattgtTGATTTCACTGTAATTGGCAAGTGTGAAGAACGCATTTTTGTCCCAACAACACAAATGTATCTGCATATGTTGTTGTGGCGTACAGACCCATCCCATTTCTTCTGTCAATATAGACTGTATAAAATCATGGTTTGTTGCATTGTTAGTAATGCAAAAGACAAAATGAAATTCAATTGTTCAAACCTGCTAGTAAAAATTAGATTTGTGACCACATTCCAAATCTCCTTCAAATGTGGTTTGGACCCAATTTGCAAACATGAAGCTGGATACAACCTAGATATTCTTAAAACTTGATTTAGGCTGGCAGTCTGAATATAGTACAAAATACTTTATAGGTTTGTAATTTGTGGTCTAaaatactgttgtgtttttttacagcAAATAATGAACGAGACGGCTGTAAATGCCACGTTTTCACCGGCTCTGCTCTACATAAACACCACCATTCTGAACCTTACCAACCTTACAAACTTTACAAATATCACTTCTTATCAAAACAGTAGCTTTCTGGCCATCACGTATGGCACAACTAGAGCAACGACCGCAATCACTGCATCGGCCACCACTCAGCCACGGCCACAAACAAACTCAACTCTTCTTTCAACTGTAGCCACAACTCCAGCTAATGTAGTGGTGTCTGTAAATGTTCCCTACATGGCAGCTGAGCTGGTCATTGCCTTCCTCTCCACAGTGGGCAACCTCTTGGTGTGTGCGGCGGTCGGGCTCAACCGTAAGCTCCACACAGTTACCAACTACTTTTTGGTATCTCTTGCAGTGGCGGACGTGTGTGTGGGTGCACTGGCCATTCCCTGTGCCATCCTGACAGACACTGGCATCCCGCGCAACAACCTGTACCTGTGCCTGCTCATGCTGTCTGTGCTCATCATGTTGACCCAAAGTTCCATATTCAGCTTGCTGGCTGTGGCAGTGGAGCGTTATGTGGCCATCTTCATGCCTTTTCGCTACCACAGCCTAATGACGCCACGCAACGCACTGTTGGTCATTCTGGTCACCTGGGTTTTAGCCTTCCTCATTGGCTTGGTGCCCATAATGGGCTGGCACAAAACCCCACCCGACTCAGGCTACTGCTTCTTCGTGCTGGTGGTGGACATGACCTACATGGTCTACTTCAACTTCTTCGCCTGCGTGCTGACGCCCCTAGTGGTCATGTTTCTCATCTATGCGCAGATTTTTGTCACAGTCAAGCACCAGGTCAGGAGAATCGCTGCAGAACGAGGCGTGGCAGGCGGTGGAGCTGATGGAGCGGCAAATATTAAGAAAGAAATGAAGACTGCCACCTCACTTTTCCTAGTCCTCTTCCTCTTCACTGTCTGCTGGATCCCGCTGCATGTGATCAACTGCTTTCTGCTACTGTGCCCAACCTGCCCTGTGCCCCTGCCCTTGCTGCTCACTGCCATCATCCTCTCCCATGCTAACTCAGCTGTCAACCCGTTCCTCTATGCCTACAAGATGAAGAGTTTCAGAGAAGCCTTCAAGGGAATCTTCCTGTGCTTCAGAGGTGTCAGAGATGGAGAGGATTAGGGTGGaggtacaaacacacaaacatcctGAGGCAGTTAATTTTTCCTGTAATAACTATAACTTCTCAAACATGATTCATGATTTTGTTTAGGCTTAAAAAcgttttaacattcaagcagaacATATGTCATTCCCAGTTACTGAACTGCTTGCTACACTGCATAATAGGGCTTACAAAAGTTACAGGCAAAGTCATGGGAACTAAAATAATATGCATACAAtcatattttggaaaaaaaactgaatgaaaagTGTGACtgtgcagagaaaaaaaacaacttttctgCAATGATttcaatacaaataaaactgaactgtACTTTACATTACAAAAACAACAATACAATTGTTAAAGTGTATTTGTATTTTGCATAAGACACTATGATTAGTATACAGGCTGACACTCACCCTTCAGTCTTAACAGCAGGCAGTCGTTTCTTCAGCTCGTCCTTGTCCTCGGCTCGTAGGGCAGCAAAGCCTTTAAGCTGAGCTGCACTGTACTCAGGTTTAAAGACCAGCTCCTCACGCCGGCTCACAAAGCAACTTGTGTGGTACCAGCGATCGATTAGGCCCAACTGAGGCTTTTCGGGGTCCACTGTTTTCTTTGACACACGAATCTGATCCTGAAGTATAGCAAAGTCGTAAAAATGTTTTAACCAATTCTTAATTTCAGCAGGGTTACATTAATGAAAACTCAAATATAGTCATGACCTGctaaaacaataatatataaagGCATCAGTAATGTACCTTCTCAATTTTCTGATCGCAGCCCTTGCAGGTGCTTCTGTTGGATTTAGCATATTCCACTGCAAAGTCATTAAGCGTCTTCTCTCCTTTAGCGGCTCCTTTCTGATCACTTTTTGCTGAGAGAATTAAAAGATACAGAAACAATGATCTATACCACTGCCCAGTATACAACTTATTCAGACCATGTCCACTTCCGAGAGTTTATTttcctgtatatatacatatatatacatatatatatatatatatatgtatgtatagctgaatttaaaaaaacatcCTCCCAAATGTTCATACATCTGATctgatcatttttaaagtggaATCTCAGTTACAAGGTTCAGATGGGACAGAAACATCAGGTGCTGTGACGCTTTACTGGAGCTTCATAACAGACATCTCTCTGAGCAAGAATGTTTGGCTAAATGTACTAAATCTAGAATCTTCAACCAGAGATGCAGCTTCTCTTCTATGGAAGGTGGTGGACTTAAAAGTAAATGGAGCTGATCAACACTCTTTTTGTGTGGTGTTAAAAACACTGCTGTTCAAGCAAAATTCTCCTCTTTTTCCCCGAATTACTATGACACCCTCTAACTAACTGAACATGTTATACTGCTCGTTTGGTAAGATTGTGCTTTGTCttatttatctaaataataaaatacaattaccTCCAGGAGCGCCTCCACCTTCAATCGCTTTTTTCACCTTCTCCTGGTCCTCCCAGCGGAGATCGGTAAAGCCAGATATGTCTGAGGTCGCCTGCACTGCAGCTCGATGCCAAAAGCAGGAGAAATGATGCCAGTGTGGAACTTTTCCATCAAACATGGGCGACTGTGGAGTAAAACACAAAAACCTTAATTTCATTCATCACTTCTGCAACCAAAGAAGTTGAGACAAATGACCACTTACAAACACTTTATTATTTGGACATAAACAGACAACTTACCATCATAAACAAACAAAGCACCAGAAAATGCAtttgtattttaaatacataaataaaactttatGTAGAAATAAATGCTCAAGATAATAGTTAACAACAAGAGTAAATACAGGCTTGTGTAGGCTCACTGTTGATctgttatacagtattttacagtatgtTAACATGCTATAAAGCTGTACACCCCCACTGTACACAAAGCAGAGTTCCTGTAGTTAAGTTCTCACTAAATCTCTGAATTCCTTTGTTTCCTTTGCAGTGCTTTAAACCTGTGGAACTacacttaatataaaataaaacacacaacttAAAAGCAGtgaatgtaaaataatttaaaatgaaaaatggtaTGGTCAAATATCCTTTTTCTGAAGGAGACTGAGTGTACAATACTTTGGTAACATGTTGTAAATGTATTTTCCATTAGGAGTGTTTTTGTGTTAAAGCAGTAACTAGAATAAACATCCATCCCTTTATTTAGCTGATAGGCAGCCAGTTGCAGCGCCTCATGCAGCGGGACTGACTCAGGCCTGGAACAGCTCGAGCTGCTGGTTCCTCTTTCTCATGCTTGTTATTGTGATTTtcggttccaccttaaatggcgtaTCAGCTACACGCTGCCGCCTGTGGGCCCACAGTGTTACCGGGCaacgtttaaggtggaacggtatAAAATTCATTCTCAATAAGACGTTAAATGAGGCGGAGAGTCTGGCTGGCCCTGTGGTGAATGTGGTGAGTTCAGAGACAGGCCCGGGATAATTAATTAACTACACTAATCGGGGTTTTAAACCCGTGTTTCAGACACTGTTTAAACCCCGGCTCCGGCTCCTCCTGCACGGCGTGCAGCGCTCCGTACCTGCACCATGATGGCCATCCTCAGAGAGTCCTTAGCGATGTTGTCCTTGCATTTCTTACAGGAGGCTCGCCCGCTCTTCGCATATTCAGCTTTGTACCGCTTGTCGTCCTGCGCATCGGCCATCTCCAATATTCaactgtgcaaaaacacaaacagcGGCTTCAgagtgaacactgaacaatccCAGCCCGCGCAGAATACCAGACCTCACCAATCGACACCAACACAATGAGGGTTTCAGACACCGCTAATCGAGCTCAGAGTCACAGAGGCGGGTCAGCCCCAGCACCCCCACACCGCCGTGGATCTGAAGCGCATGTAAGTGATTCTGTCCTCTGTGTCAGGGTAACCCGCCGCAAaactttttaacat
This genomic interval from Astyanax mexicanus isolate ESR-SI-001 chromosome 1, AstMex3_surface, whole genome shotgun sequence contains the following:
- the LOC103022689 gene encoding adenosine receptor A2a-like; its protein translation is MAQLEQRPQSLHRPPLSHANVVVSVNVPYMAAELVIAFLSTVGNLLVCAAVGLNRKLHTVTNYFLVSLAVADVCVGALAIPCAILTDTGIPRNNLYLCLLMLSVLIMLTQSSIFSLLAVAVERYVAIFMPFRYHSLMTPRNALLVILVTWVLAFLIGLVPIMGWHKTPPDSGYCFFVLVVDMTYMVYFNFFACVLTPLVVMFLIYAQIFVTVKHQVRRIAAERGVAGGGADGAANIKKEMKTATSLFLVLFLFTVCWIPLHVINCFLLLCPTCPVPLPLLLTAIILSHANSAVNPFLYAYKMKSFREAFKGIFLCFRGVRDGED
- the parp1 gene encoding poly [ADP-ribose] polymerase 1 — translated: MADAQDDKRYKAEYAKSGRASCKKCKDNIAKDSLRMAIMVQSPMFDGKVPHWHHFSCFWHRAAVQATSDISGFTDLRWEDQEKVKKAIEGGGAPGAKSDQKGAAKGEKTLNDFAVEYAKSNRSTCKGCDQKIEKDQIRVSKKTVDPEKPQLGLIDRWYHTSCFVSRREELVFKPEYSAAQLKGFAALRAEDKDELKKRLPAVKTEGKRKADSVDGEGAAKKQKKEAEEEKQLQQQLKEQSQLVWGIKDKLKKYCSTNDMKELLIANDQEVPSGESNVLDRLSDCMAFGALKPCETCQGQIVFKSDAYYCTGDISAWTKCNVRTQTPNRKDWVTPKEFHEVPFLKKFKFKRQDRLFPKEAPAPPAVPASTATTAAATSSTSRAPIETPTEVPADKPLTGLKVLTVGKLSKNKDELKAAVEELGGKITGTVNKAVFCLSTKKEVEKMSKKMEEVRDAGVRVVSEDFLSDIKSSGKALQELISLHGISPWGAEVKLEGPAPAPSGASKSTGAMSSKSSGRSNEEEGSSKSKKMKLTVKGGAAVDPDSGLGNCAHVLDQNGKIHSATLGLVDIVRGTNSYYKLQLLEDDVQKRYWVFRSWGRVGTTIGGNKLDKFYDKNSAMDNFRSVYEEKTGNSWTSSSFTKYPNKFYPLEIDYGQDEEAVKKLAASSGTKSQLAKPIQELIRMIFDVESMKKAMVEFEIDLQKMPLGKLSKRQIQSAYSLLSEVQQAVSDNAPEPMILDLSNRFYTLIPHDFGMKKPPLLSNLDYIQTKVQMLDNLLDIEVAYSLLRGGAEDNKKDPIDINYEKLKTKIEVLDNSSEEAQLIHQYVKNTHASTHNTYTLEVEEIFKIDREGEYQRYRPFKELPNRQLLWHGSRTTNYAGILSQGLRIAPPEAPVTGYMFGKGVYFADMVSKSANYCHTSQADPVGLILLGEVALGNMHELKKASHITKLPKGKHSVKGLGRTAPDQGATVSLKGVDIPLGKGVNTNIDDTSLLYNEYIVYDVAQVNLKYLLKIRFNYQSSLW